One segment of Fusarium falciforme chromosome 13, complete sequence DNA contains the following:
- a CDS encoding HET domain-containing protein, translated as MAMIADVGVFAGAAYNLDAPCGAVSSDSTVGSSYSLLLRKWLWDCDQNHTKCKRPQRRGDFWPKRIIFVGDPNKLTLIENRLPGEDYLVLSHCWGRPTEEEKKRFCTTRQNYQDRLQGFSYDKLPRTFQDAVRVTRQLGKKYLWIDALCIIQGPDGDWKTEARTMEDIFACAYCTIAASSAGGWGDGFLRPDLDSQYIRMQGIASTPTCACDFGKDVDEGTLMKRAWVLQERVLSRRIIHFAATHTYWECGDGVRCEQFIKLEPPLGKQYFILDPNFPYRLSQSGYQRTVHFVRFLFRKYSTSGLTFESDRDVAIYSLVERMRHSLRSEVRYGIVRCFLSPLLLWKRTNEDKTAMINYGDRTVPSWSWMAYPGGIDFISDTQKRLMVPPSAYLDFTDDEDTLTVQVRRFKDCRIASRNARTAFAWTRKVGFSWFDLADRIGQDGKQYAIFASNVFAWTRKVGSLWFDVADRIEFKQCVVVGMGDDDGRKDPQKTYYFILVREKQDGEGYERLGVGKVEGRYVSRECDAAKLW; from the exons CTTGCTGCGCAAGTGGCTTTGGGACTGCGACCAAAATCACACCAAATGCAAGCGGCCGCAAAGAAGGGGGGACTTTTGGCCGAAGAGGATTATTTTTGTTGGTGATCCCAATAAATTGACCCTCATCGAGAACCGGCTCCCAGGAGAAGACTACCTTGTGCTCTCGCACTGCTGGGGCCGTCCAAcggaggaagaaaagaagcgcTTTTGCACGACCCGGCAAAACTACCAAGATCGTTTGCAAGGTTTCAGCTACGACAAGCTGCCTAGGACATTTCAGGATGCGGTTCGGGTGACTCGACAACTTGGGAAGAAATATCTCTGGATTGATGCGCTCTGCATCATTCAAGGGCCCGACGGCGATTGGAAAACCGAAGCAAGGACAATGGAAGATATCTTTGCTTGCGCCTACTGCACCATTGCCGCGAGTTCAGCAGGTGGCTGGGGAGACGGATTCCTTAGACCGGACCTGGATTCCCAATATATTAGGATGCAAGGCATTGCAAGCACACCGACTTGCGCCTGCGACTTTGGTAAAGATGTGGATGAGGGGACCCTTATGAAGAGAGCTTGGGTACTTCAAGAACGGGTGCTGTCCCGGCGAATTATTCATTTTGCTGCGACACACACGTATTGGGAGTGCGGGGATGGAGTGCGATGCGAGCAGTTCATTAAACTGGAACC GCCACTCGGGAAGCAGTACTTCATTCTCGATCCTAACTTTCCCTATCGACTCAGCCAATCTGGGTATCAGCGCACCGTTCATTTTGTCCGATTCCTATTTAGGAAGTATTCAACATCCGGCCTTACTTTTGAATCTGACAGGGATGTTGCGATTTACAGCCTGGTCGAGCGCATGCGACATTCATTACGGAGTGAAGTGAGATACGGGATCGTTCGTTGCTTTCTTAGTCCCCTTCTCCTATGGAAGCGGACCAATGAGGACAAGACGGCTATGATTAACTATGGTGATCGAACGGTGCCATCGTGGTCTTGGATGGCGTATCCCGGAGGCATTGATTTTATCTCGGATACGCAGAAAAGACTCATGGTTCCGCCCTCTGCATATCTTGACTTtaccgacgatgaggatacGTTGACTGTCCAAGTGAGGCGATTCAAAGATTGCCGGATAGCTAGCAGAAACGCTAGGACCGCTTTCGCTTGGACAAGGAAAGTGGGTTTTTCGTGGTTCGATCTGGCGGACCGGATCGGTCAAGATGGGAAACAGTATGCCATTTTCGCTAGCAACGTTTTCGCTTGGACAAGGAAAGTGGGCTCTTTGTGGTTCGATGTGGCGGACAGGATTGAGTTTAAACagtgtgttgttgttggcatgggcgacgacgacgggagGAAAGACCCTCAGAAGACTTACTACTTCATCCTTGTTCGAGAGAAacaagatggagaaggatATGAAAGGCTTGGTGTTGGAAAGGTGGAAGGGCGGTACGTCTCCAGGGAGTGCGATGCGGCAAAGCTTTGGTGA
- a CDS encoding DAO domain-containing protein encodes MWRNDPLFKSFFHNVGMIDCSSSKEGIANLRRNHQTLIDAGVDLDKANTWLESEDELLAKMPWFTKEHVKGWKGLFTTDGGWLAAAKAINAIGRFLKSQGVQFGFGGAGTFKQPLFAAHGSTCIGVETVDGTQYYADRIILAAGTWTPSLVDVEDQCMSKAWVLAHIQLTPEEAAQYKNIPVVYDGEYGFFFEPNEDGIVKICDEFPGFTHFKKHQPFGAAHPKLISVPRSHASHPIDSYPDASEASIRKAMGRFLPDLRDRKIVDRAMCWCTDTADANLLICEHPKWKNLILATGDSGHTFKLLPNIGKHVVELLEGTLPQQLAESWRWRPGGDALKSRRAAPAKDLAEMPGWKLDARL; translated from the exons ATGTGGAGGAACGACCCATTGTTCAAGTCCTTCTTCCACAATGTCGGCATG ATTGACTGCTCCTCATCCAAAGAGGGTATTGCGAATCTCAGAAGAAACCACCAGACTCTCATCGACGCAGGTGTTGACCTGGACAAGGCCAATACCTGGCTTGAGAGCGAGGATGAACTTTTGGCGAAAATGCCCTGGTTCACAAAGGAGCATGTAAAG GGATGGAAGGGCTTGTTCACCACTGACGGCGGATGGCTCGCtgcggccaaggccatcaacgcAATCGGGCGCTTTCTCAAAAGCCAAGGCGTACAATTCGGGTTTGGAGG GGCCGGTACTTTCAAGCAACCTCTCTTCGCCGCCCACGGATCGACATGTATTGGCGTTGAGACTGTCGATGGCACTCAATATTATGCTGATAGGATCATTCTGGCCGCTGGGACGTGGACGCCGTCGCTGGTAGATGTAGAGGATCAGTGTATGTCCAAG GCCTGGGTCTTGGCCCATATCCAGTTGACCCCTGAGGAGGCAGCTCAATACAAGAACATTCCCGTCGTGTACGATGGCGAGTACGGATTCTTCTTTGAGCCCAACGA AGATGGTATCGTCAAGATCTGCGATGAGTTTCCAGGATTCACTCACTTCAAGAAACATCAGCCTTTTGGCGCCGCACATCCCAAGCTCATCTCGGTTCCTCGGTCTCACGCCAGCCATCCCATCGATAGCTACCCGGACGCCTCTGAGGCAAGCATTCGAAAGGCCATGGGTCGGTTCTTGCCAGATCTTCGAGACAGGAAGATCGTAGATCGTGCCATGTGTTGGTGTACAGACACTGCTGATGCCAACCTTCTCATCTGCGAGCATCCCAAGTGGAAGAACCTGATTCTGGCGACGGGAGACAGCGG TCACACCTTCAAACTGCTGCCCAACATTGGGAAGCATGTTGTCGAGTTACTGGAAGGTACACTGCCGCAGCAGCTTGCCGAGtcttggaggtggaggccCGGGGGCGACGCGCTCAAGTCTCGACGTGCAGCTCCAGCCAAAGATCTTGCAGAGATGCCAGGCTGGAAACTTGATGCACGACTGTAA